Proteins from one Peromyscus eremicus chromosome 8a, PerEre_H2_v1, whole genome shotgun sequence genomic window:
- the Arhgef15 gene encoding rho guanine nucleotide exchange factor 15, protein MSAQSLPAATPPTLKPPRIIRPRPPSRHRAPHSPGPPHNGSSSKVLPQIPNDASASMCTSIFWEPPASSLKPPALLPPSVSRASLDSQTSPDSPSSTPSPSPVSRRSVSPEPAPCSPVPPPKPSGSPRTALPSLPMPLQDGSASAPGTVRRLAGKFEWGAEGKAQSSDSLERCSQGGSDVNGERETPQVVLSGNGSQENGTPDAALACPPCCPCVCHVAKPGLELRWVPVGSSDDILRAPCRASPLRASRSRINPPVISHPPVVLTSYRSTAERKLLPPLKPPKPTRVRQDTSTSGELPQPDLELPSEDGIQTGDRPEEAPQNVPPAALEGRDEEGLEGLKEQQWELPLQDEPLYQTYRAAVLSEELWGVGEDGGPSPANPGEAPTFSRLPGPRNTLWQELPAVRASGLLESLSPQERRMQESLFEVVTSEASYLRSLRLLTDTFVLSRALRDTLTPRDHHTLFSNVQRVQGVSERFLGTLLSRVRTSPHISDLCDVVHAHAVGPFSVYVDYVRNQQYQEETYSRLMDTNVRFSAELRRLQSLPKCERLPLPSFLLLPFQRITRLRMLLQNILGQTEEGSSRQENAQKALSAVSKIIERCSAEVGRMKQTEELIRLTQRLRFHKVKALPLVSWSRRLELQGELTELGFRRGGVLFTSRPRFTPLCLLLFSDLLLITQPKSGQRLQVLDYAHRSLVQAQQVPDPSGPPTFRLSLLSNHQGRPTHRLLQAASLSDMQRWLGAFPTPGPLPCSPDTIYEDCECSQELCSSEPSTPSKTEGQSLDSKAPRKHPHKNPEGWLKGLPGAFPAQLVCEVTGEHERRKHLRQHQKLLEAGGPSSGTSDTPQP, encoded by the exons ATGTCAGCCCAGTCCCTTCCTGCAGCGACGCCCCCCACCCTGAAGCCCCCTCGGATCATCCGCCCCCGCCCTCCTTCTCGCCACCGGGCTCCCCACTCCCCGGGGCCTCCCCACAACGGCTCCTCTTCGAAAGTGCTTCCCCAGATTCCCAATGACGCGTCGGCCTCAATGTGCACCTCCATCTTCTGGGAGCCCCCCGCGTCTTCCCTGAAGCCCCCCGCCCTTCTGCCCCCCTCAGTCTCCAGAGCCAGCCTGGACTCTCAGACGTCCCCCGACTCGCCTTCCAGCACACCCAGTCCCAGCCCGGTGTCCCGGCGATCCGTCTCCCCAGAacctgctccctgctccccagTGCCCCCACCCAAGCCCTCCGGGTCGCCCCGAACAGCCCTGCCCTCGCTCCCGATGCCTCTCCAGGATGGCTCTGCCTCGGCCCCTGGCACGGTTCGCAGACTGGCCGGCAAGTTTGAATGGGGGGCCGAAGGCAAGGCCCAGTCCTCAGACTCCCTGGAGCGGTGCTCCCAAGGGGGCTCAGATGtgaatggggagagagagactcCCCAAGTCGTCCTTTCCGGGAATGGGTCCCAGGAGAATGGCACTCCGG ATGCTGCCCTGGCCTGCCCTCCATGCTGCCCCTGTGTCTGCCACGTAGCAAAGCCTGGCCTGGAGCTCCGATGGGTGCCTGTGGGGAGTTCCGACGACATCCTCAGGGCCCCCTGCCGAGCATCCCCACTGCGAGCCTCCCGCTCCCGCATCAACCCACCAGTCATCAGTCACCCTCCAGTCGTACTCACATCTTATCGCTCCACTGCTGAGCGCAAACTCCTACCTCCCCTCAAGCCCCCCAAGCCCACTCGCGTCAGACAGGATACCAGTACCTCTGGGGAGCTTCCACAGCCAGACCTGGAACTGCCTTCGGAAGATGGAATCCAAACAG GGGACAGGCCTGAAGAAGCACCTCAGAATGTTCCCCCTGCAGCCTTGGAGGGAAG ggatgaggaggggctggagggattgAAGGAGCAGCAGTGGGAGCTGCCCCTGCAGGACG AACCTTTATACCAGACTTACAGAGCAGCTGTACTGTCAGAGGAGCTGTGGGGTGTGGGTGAGGATGGGGGCCCCTCTCCGGCTAATCCGGGAGAagctcccaccttctccaggctCCCTGGACCTCGGAACACTCTGTGGCAGGAGCTCCCGGCTGTGCGAGCCAGTGGTCTCTTAGAGAGCCTAAGCCCCCAGGAAAGGCGTATGCAGGAG AGCCTGTTTGAGGTGGTGACCTCAGAGGCCTCCTACCTACGGTCTCTGAGGCTACTGACCGACACCTTCGTCCTGAGCCGGGCTCTCCGGGACACACTCACTCCTCGGGATCACCACACACTTTTCTCCAACGTGCAGCGAGTCCAGGGTGTCAGTGAGCG GTTTCTGGGAACATTACTATCCCGTGTCCGTACTTCCCCACACATCAGTGACCTGTGCGACGTGGTGCATGCCCACGCGGTCGGCCCCTTCTCAGTGTATGTGGATTACGTCCGGAACCAGCAGTATCAGGAGGAGACCTATAGCCGCCTTAT GGACACTAACGTGCGCTTCTCTGCGGAGCTGCGGCGGCTGCAGAGCCTCCCCAAATGTGAGCGGCTTCCCCTGCCATCTTTTCTGCTATTGCCCTTCCAGCGCATTACCCGGCTCCGGATGCTGCTGCAG AATATCCTAGGCCAGACAGAGGAGGGGTCCAGTCGCCAGGAGAATGCCCAGAAGGCCCTGAGTGCTGTGAGCAAG ATTATTGAGCGCTGCAGCGCTGAGGTGGGGCGCATGAAGCAGACAGAAGAGCTGATCCGACTCACCCAAAGGTTGCGCTTCCACAAGGTCAAG gCTCTACCCCTGGTCTCCTGGTCACGGCGCCTGGAATTGCAGGGGGAGCTGACAGAGTTGGGATTTCGGAGGGGGGGTGTGCTCTTCACCTCCCGCCCCCGCTTCACTCCCCTCTGCCTGCTGCTCTTCAGTGACCTGCTGCTTATCACTCAGCCCAAGAG TGGGCAGCGGCTGCAGGTTCTGGACTATGCCCATCGCTCCCTGGTGCAGGCCCAGCAGGTTCCTGACCCATCTGGACCCCCTACATTCCGCCTCTCCCTTCTAAGCAACCACCAGGGTCGCCCCACCCACAGGCTACTCCAAGCAGCCTCACT GTCGGACATGCAGCGCTGGCTGGGAGCTTTTCCCACCCCGGGTCCCCTTCCCTGTTCCCCAGACACCATCTATGAGGACTGTG AGTGTTCCCAGGAGCTGTGTTCATCAGAGCCATCGACACCTTCCAAGACGGAGGGCCAAAGTCTGGATTCCAAGGCCCCCCGCAAGCATCCACACAAGAATCCTGAAG GTTGGCTGAAGGGACTTCCTGGAGCCTTCCCTGCCCAATTGGTGTGTGAAGTCACGGGAGAACATGAAAGGAGAAAGCATCTTCGCCAGCACCAGAAGCTGCTTGAGGCTGGGGGACCCTCTTCAGGCACTTCTGACACccctcaaccttga
- the Odf4 gene encoding outer dense fiber protein 4 isoform X2 produces MEPDLTEEEDEEIRARNRRSLTDQRRDSVLPLQWRIRHSSRWMVQVVASEFSLVGFLLLLVMVFSKKWLYPSKSRFHQRYPKNITNRVYTSIHKMSTGLLYVCISESCSSSDSGKDSFKLWTVHPLLGVAKISFILALGLGFALTAWLHLPYLPRLQRMPFFGLIGIILSFCEVTFIFLTLLLFPINLWIYELKRNISVPIGWSYFIGWLVFILYLTCGILCYLNHKSFWSVMMDSSSSSIDSPCNSRATGPLMSTEKPSSSQNDVLDPDKEED; encoded by the exons ATGGAACCTGATCTGactgaggaagaagatgaggagaTAAGAGCCAG GAACAGGCGGTCACTCACGGATCAGCGCCGCGACTCCGTGCTGCCCCTTCAGTGGAGAATTAGACACAGTTCCCGCTGGATGGTCCAGGTGGTGGCCTCCGAATTCAGCCTGGTGGGCTTCCTCCTTCTTCTGGTCATGGTCTTCTCCAAGAAATGGCTGTACCCCTCTAAGAGTCGTTTCCATCAGCGCTACCCCAAAAATATCACCAATAGAGTCTACACCTCGATCCATAAAATGTCCACAGGGCTTCTGTACGTCTGCATATCTGAAAGCTGCTCCAGTTCAGACAGTGGGAAAG ACAGTTTTAAGCTGTGGACAGTCCATCCACTTTTGGGGGTGGCTAAGATAAGTTTCATCCTGGCCTTGGGGCTGGGCTTTGCCCTCACCGCTTGGCTGCACCTGCCGTACCTGCCCCGCCTGCAGAGAATGCCTTTCTTTGGCTTGATTGGAATCATCCTGAGCTTCTGTGAAG TCACCTTCATTTTCCTCACCCTCCTGTTGTTCCCCATTAACCTCTGGATCTACGAGCTGAAGAGAAACATATCGGTCCCCATCGGGTGGAGCTATTTCATTGGCTGGCTAGTGTTCATCCTGTATCTTACCTGTG GGATCCTTTGCTACCTCAACCATAAAAGCTTCTGGAGCGTGATGATGGACAGTAGTTCCTCCTCCATCGACAGTCCTTGCAACAGCAGGGCCACGGGGCCTCTGATGAGTACCGAAAAGCCCTCCAGCAGCCAGAACGACGTCCTGGATCCTGATAAGGAGGAGGATTAA
- the Odf4 gene encoding outer dense fiber protein 4 isoform X1, producing MEPDLTEEEDEEIRASRNRRSLTDQRRDSVLPLQWRIRHSSRWMVQVVASEFSLVGFLLLLVMVFSKKWLYPSKSRFHQRYPKNITNRVYTSIHKMSTGLLYVCISESCSSSDSGKDSFKLWTVHPLLGVAKISFILALGLGFALTAWLHLPYLPRLQRMPFFGLIGIILSFCEVTFIFLTLLLFPINLWIYELKRNISVPIGWSYFIGWLVFILYLTCGILCYLNHKSFWSVMMDSSSSSIDSPCNSRATGPLMSTEKPSSSQNDVLDPDKEED from the exons ATGGAACCTGATCTGactgaggaagaagatgaggagaTAAGAGCCAG CAGGAACAGGCGGTCACTCACGGATCAGCGCCGCGACTCCGTGCTGCCCCTTCAGTGGAGAATTAGACACAGTTCCCGCTGGATGGTCCAGGTGGTGGCCTCCGAATTCAGCCTGGTGGGCTTCCTCCTTCTTCTGGTCATGGTCTTCTCCAAGAAATGGCTGTACCCCTCTAAGAGTCGTTTCCATCAGCGCTACCCCAAAAATATCACCAATAGAGTCTACACCTCGATCCATAAAATGTCCACAGGGCTTCTGTACGTCTGCATATCTGAAAGCTGCTCCAGTTCAGACAGTGGGAAAG ACAGTTTTAAGCTGTGGACAGTCCATCCACTTTTGGGGGTGGCTAAGATAAGTTTCATCCTGGCCTTGGGGCTGGGCTTTGCCCTCACCGCTTGGCTGCACCTGCCGTACCTGCCCCGCCTGCAGAGAATGCCTTTCTTTGGCTTGATTGGAATCATCCTGAGCTTCTGTGAAG TCACCTTCATTTTCCTCACCCTCCTGTTGTTCCCCATTAACCTCTGGATCTACGAGCTGAAGAGAAACATATCGGTCCCCATCGGGTGGAGCTATTTCATTGGCTGGCTAGTGTTCATCCTGTATCTTACCTGTG GGATCCTTTGCTACCTCAACCATAAAAGCTTCTGGAGCGTGATGATGGACAGTAGTTCCTCCTCCATCGACAGTCCTTGCAACAGCAGGGCCACGGGGCCTCTGATGAGTACCGAAAAGCCCTCCAGCAGCCAGAACGACGTCCTGGATCCTGATAAGGAGGAGGATTAA